One window of the Sphaerochaeta associata genome contains the following:
- a CDS encoding TRAP transporter permease — translation MKEKKRSRLFKRHEEDEVLEIKVAATLEGNTKPQSFYIAKTIQDVLALGLGFFTLYTCFTGLLTDVIQRSFFLAFVMPMVFLNAFTKKRKEYGPIMKSTGVLFAVLSGLVYTFTAFNYTKMGTTYGAFPPLYLIVATLGVLLVLEAARRIMGPAITIIAGVFIVYALFGKYLPGSLWNRGYSWTRIVKTLYVSSAGVFSTPLGTASTIIIMFVIFGAFLEATRGSELFMDIAFALTGKSIGGPAKAAVVSSALVGCISGSASANVATTGVFTIPLMKKAGYSPEYAGAVEAVASTGSQIMPPIMGSAAFIIAETLGIPFKAIIAAAIIPALLYYISVYFSIHYESSKRGLTGMDAKDIPDARKTLRKYGLSIIPLFVLIAMIVMGYGAMYTALFATSFAIALSFVNKNTRMSFKTIVYSLIKGCKGVMSIATACAAAGCVIGIISLTGLGLKLSSLIISISGGRLIVVLLLTEVALFVLGMGLPTAPAYMLVAVLVAPALTQLGVPELAAHMFVFYGACLSSITPPVAMAAYTAAGIANASPIKIGMLAVKLAIVTYIAPIFFVYSPELIGIGTPSQIILAFISGVIGCFGLSIGIVGYFKTKLHPLMRVLTIGAGLMCIYPGIWTDSVGYTIIIGIGLVNLIMARRNRLKQLA, via the coding sequence ATGAAAGAGAAGAAACGAAGTCGGCTTTTCAAGCGGCATGAAGAAGATGAGGTTCTGGAAATCAAGGTAGCCGCCACATTGGAAGGCAATACAAAACCTCAGTCATTCTACATTGCCAAAACAATACAAGATGTACTGGCTTTAGGGTTGGGGTTTTTCACCTTATATACCTGCTTTACCGGTTTGTTGACGGATGTAATCCAAAGAAGCTTCTTTCTTGCGTTTGTTATGCCTATGGTTTTTCTGAATGCATTCACGAAGAAACGGAAAGAATACGGACCGATCATGAAATCTACCGGCGTCTTGTTCGCCGTTCTCTCAGGCCTTGTCTATACGTTTACGGCATTCAACTACACGAAAATGGGAACAACCTATGGGGCCTTCCCCCCCTTGTATCTCATCGTTGCAACGCTTGGGGTTCTCTTGGTGCTTGAAGCTGCCAGAAGAATCATGGGGCCAGCAATCACGATAATTGCAGGGGTATTCATAGTGTATGCACTTTTCGGAAAGTATTTACCTGGATCACTTTGGAATAGAGGGTACTCCTGGACGAGAATTGTTAAAACGCTTTACGTAAGCTCTGCCGGTGTTTTCAGCACTCCGCTGGGGACAGCTTCGACGATCATCATCATGTTCGTTATCTTTGGTGCTTTCTTGGAAGCAACACGTGGTTCTGAACTTTTCATGGACATTGCCTTCGCCCTTACCGGAAAAAGTATCGGAGGTCCTGCAAAAGCTGCAGTAGTTTCGAGTGCTCTCGTTGGTTGCATCAGCGGCAGTGCATCCGCCAATGTCGCTACCACAGGTGTTTTCACGATTCCACTCATGAAAAAAGCCGGCTATTCCCCCGAATATGCAGGAGCTGTTGAGGCGGTTGCTTCAACTGGCAGTCAGATCATGCCCCCGATTATGGGATCAGCTGCATTCATCATCGCTGAAACTTTGGGCATACCCTTCAAGGCGATTATTGCCGCTGCCATTATTCCCGCCCTTCTCTATTATATATCCGTGTACTTCTCGATTCACTACGAGTCCAGCAAACGGGGTCTCACCGGTATGGATGCAAAAGATATCCCCGATGCCCGCAAGACACTTCGCAAATATGGGCTTTCAATCATACCGTTGTTTGTGCTGATAGCGATGATTGTAATGGGATATGGTGCAATGTACACTGCCCTGTTCGCCACCTCATTTGCCATAGCGCTTTCCTTCGTGAACAAGAACACCCGTATGAGTTTCAAAACCATCGTGTATTCACTGATAAAGGGGTGCAAGGGTGTCATGAGCATTGCGACCGCCTGTGCTGCAGCAGGGTGTGTTATTGGCATAATATCGCTTACAGGGCTCGGACTGAAACTGAGTTCGCTTATTATAAGCATTTCAGGAGGGCGATTAATCGTCGTACTTCTGCTGACTGAAGTGGCTCTTTTCGTATTGGGAATGGGTCTTCCGACTGCACCGGCCTACATGCTCGTTGCAGTATTGGTTGCTCCGGCTTTGACTCAATTAGGAGTCCCTGAGCTTGCAGCACATATGTTTGTGTTCTACGGAGCCTGTCTATCCTCAATCACCCCACCGGTGGCGATGGCTGCCTATACGGCTGCGGGTATTGCAAATGCAAGTCCTATAAAAATTGGAATGCTAGCCGTGAAACTGGCAATCGTAACGTACATCGCACCTATCTTTTTCGTATATTCACCGGAATTAATCGGCATCGGTACACCATCACAAATCATTCTTGCTTTCATCTCGGGTGTTATCGGATGCTTCGGCTTAAGCATAGGTATTGTAGGGTATTTCAAAACCAAACTACATCCACTCATGAGAGTCCTGACCATAGGTGCCGGGCTTATGTGCATATACCCAGGTATTTGGACTGATTCAGTAGGCTACACAATCATCATTGGCATTGGACTAGTCAACTTGATCATGGCCAGAAGAAATCGCCTCAAACAGCTTGCTTGA
- a CDS encoding HAD family hydrolase, translated as MKQYKALIFDFDMTLADSAKVIAELLNVSANDFGYPSMSFKDVLPVIGNTHEVMLSHVTGENNPQNILNMRTHYRQLCRTRMAQKTEIFPDVPACLENIAGKGIKIGLLSLKLRDVLMQSLVKYNLAKYFSAVVGCEDVAAPKPDPSGLFTVLKVLDVGPQDALYIGDSLVDEGAAKAAGVDFSAMLRGGTTKEQFDHTFVKHFYSSAKELSNDIDTMAMAL; from the coding sequence ATGAAGCAATACAAAGCATTGATTTTCGACTTTGACATGACACTTGCCGACTCAGCAAAAGTCATAGCGGAATTGCTCAATGTTAGTGCCAACGATTTCGGGTATCCATCAATGAGTTTCAAGGATGTCCTTCCGGTGATTGGGAATACCCATGAAGTGATGTTGTCTCATGTAACCGGAGAGAACAATCCACAAAACATTCTGAACATGCGAACGCACTATAGACAGCTCTGCCGTACACGAATGGCACAGAAAACCGAGATTTTCCCCGATGTTCCCGCTTGCCTGGAAAATATTGCAGGAAAAGGGATAAAGATCGGCCTGCTCTCTTTGAAACTTCGTGATGTTTTGATGCAGTCTTTGGTGAAGTACAATCTGGCAAAATATTTCAGTGCAGTGGTGGGGTGCGAGGATGTTGCAGCGCCAAAACCCGATCCCTCCGGGCTTTTTACAGTGCTAAAGGTTTTAGACGTCGGCCCTCAGGATGCCCTGTATATAGGTGACAGCCTGGTGGATGAAGGCGCTGCAAAGGCAGCCGGAGTCGATTTCTCAGCCATGCTTCGCGGCGGGACAACCAAAGAGCAGTTCGACCATACCTTTGTCAAACATTTCTACAGCTCTGCAAAAGAGCTGTCAAACGATATAGATACTATGGCTATGGCTTTGTAG
- a CDS encoding DeoR/GlpR family DNA-binding transcription regulator — protein MEEYIRDKKSVSLDELCAAFDVSKNTVRRDVTAICERSDIQKIYGGVSVQYNRIPPPFTERSSVNTEVKRRIGKHAASMVEDGDVIFVDAGTTTCQLIDFLGDRKNVTIITHSLDVITRAFAYPNLTVIAISGTLNRLTYSFTGQTGSDILKEYNIRKAFMASTGLTVQNGATQAAPYEFAIKEAAAKKSDLVYLMIESQKIGRVCLLTYCTIDRINAVITEKMPNADFMEKYSAVGGRVFCS, from the coding sequence ATGGAAGAATACATTCGGGATAAGAAATCAGTCTCCCTGGATGAACTTTGCGCGGCCTTTGATGTATCGAAAAATACCGTCAGAAGAGATGTTACGGCGATTTGTGAACGCTCGGACATACAGAAAATCTACGGAGGAGTAAGTGTTCAATACAACCGCATACCTCCCCCATTCACCGAGCGATCATCGGTCAACACGGAAGTCAAGCGTCGGATTGGCAAGCATGCAGCCTCAATGGTAGAAGATGGAGATGTTATCTTCGTTGATGCGGGAACCACCACCTGCCAATTGATTGATTTCTTGGGCGATCGCAAGAATGTGACGATCATCACTCATTCGTTGGACGTAATCACCCGTGCCTTTGCATACCCGAACCTTACCGTAATAGCCATTTCAGGAACACTCAATCGTCTCACCTATTCGTTTACCGGGCAGACTGGTTCGGACATCCTCAAGGAGTACAACATACGGAAGGCCTTCATGGCTTCTACCGGGCTTACCGTCCAGAACGGAGCCACCCAAGCCGCACCGTACGAATTCGCCATCAAGGAAGCTGCAGCAAAAAAGAGTGATTTGGTATACCTGATGATTGAAAGCCAAAAAATCGGGAGAGTCTGCCTGCTGACCTATTGCACGATAGACAGAATCAACGCAGTCATCACGGAGAAGATGCCGAATGCAGATTTTATGGAAAAGTATTCTGCTGTTGGCGGACGTGTCTTCTGTTCTTAG
- a CDS encoding ABC transporter substrate-binding protein, which yields MKKLVVVLLAFLLIANLAFAGGAQETKKAVAASTEDMTWGLKPFDTPQKLRIGFFTGSPLSYPYLFADNLGVFDALNIDVEYTAFTNGPAMMEANAAWDIASCGLGGIALGLAKYDNLTLMDVNDYEENMAIFARPGSKIAADPKNPANWKGVTCVYPTGTTAQAVLAQYLKTIGLSLTDVVSVNMDNANSLTAFNGGTGDVLVCWNAIALAADAYGFYRVTDSGKLNLPFPCATFAQKKFLASNKELITVATAVFHKAVEWVYESPANLEQSAQWYFEHCEEEGFLATEDVARKTMEWYRGNTVDEYIEIFTKESPDAAGRYTKRNLLQIEQDIMSGFDFFVSEGKYTMADRNKILDERRVTNEVALAVKAMLGK from the coding sequence ATGAAAAAACTCGTAGTGGTTCTTCTGGCATTTTTGCTCATCGCGAATCTTGCATTTGCAGGTGGGGCTCAAGAAACGAAGAAAGCCGTTGCTGCATCAACTGAGGACATGACATGGGGACTCAAACCCTTTGATACACCGCAGAAACTGCGCATTGGCTTCTTCACAGGATCTCCGTTGTCCTATCCATACTTGTTTGCTGACAATCTTGGTGTTTTTGATGCACTCAATATCGATGTTGAGTACACTGCATTCACCAACGGACCAGCTATGATGGAAGCAAATGCTGCTTGGGACATCGCATCCTGTGGACTTGGTGGTATAGCTCTGGGCTTGGCCAAGTACGATAACCTCACGTTGATGGATGTCAACGATTACGAAGAGAATATGGCAATTTTTGCTCGACCAGGTTCGAAAATTGCTGCAGATCCCAAGAATCCCGCAAACTGGAAGGGAGTCACCTGTGTATATCCCACCGGCACCACTGCACAGGCTGTTCTGGCTCAGTATCTGAAAACTATTGGACTTAGTCTTACCGATGTCGTTTCCGTCAACATGGACAATGCAAACAGTTTGACGGCTTTCAATGGCGGTACCGGTGACGTGTTGGTTTGCTGGAATGCAATTGCGCTTGCTGCTGACGCATATGGTTTCTATCGTGTTACTGACTCGGGCAAGCTTAATCTTCCGTTCCCCTGTGCAACCTTCGCACAGAAAAAGTTCCTTGCAAGCAATAAGGAGCTGATTACGGTTGCAACGGCTGTATTCCACAAGGCTGTTGAATGGGTATACGAATCCCCGGCGAATCTTGAGCAGTCCGCACAATGGTACTTCGAGCACTGTGAAGAAGAAGGGTTCCTTGCCACTGAAGATGTTGCAAGAAAAACCATGGAGTGGTATCGCGGAAATACCGTGGATGAATACATTGAAATCTTCACCAAGGAAAGCCCGGACGCTGCCGGCCGCTATACCAAGCGCAATCTACTGCAGATTGAGCAGGATATCATGAGTGGATTTGACTTCTTCGTAAGTGAAGGCAAGTACACCATGGCTGACAGGAACAAGATTCTTGATGAGAGACGTGTAACGAATGAAGTAGCTCTCGCAGTCAAGGCTATGCTCGGAAAATAA
- a CDS encoding ABC transporter permease, with protein sequence MSESPELMTNEERVAYVQTKRKQTQIRDVMLAVIGILSFFLIWEAVVLTGWVDSKKLCSVLEVFQLFILKFTDPNPDGAVLLVNVWSSLLIALSGFGLAIVIGIPLGWLMGWYKGFDAFMRPIFEIIRPIPPVSWIPLSIVWMGIGLKAKSFIVFFAAFVPCLINSYTGIRQTKEVLKNVGKTFGASYFTVFWKVGIPSSLTMAFAGIKVAIGNAWATLVAAEMLAASSGLGYMILMGRSYGRVDLVILGIVVIGLLGVAISAIISKFEELLMGWKKL encoded by the coding sequence ATGAGTGAGTCACCTGAATTGATGACAAACGAAGAACGTGTAGCCTATGTGCAAACAAAAAGGAAGCAAACCCAAATACGGGATGTGATGCTTGCCGTGATTGGGATCTTGTCTTTCTTCTTGATTTGGGAAGCGGTAGTGCTTACCGGTTGGGTTGATAGCAAAAAACTTTGTAGTGTGCTTGAGGTATTTCAGTTATTCATTCTTAAGTTCACTGATCCCAATCCTGATGGAGCTGTACTGTTGGTGAATGTATGGTCTAGTTTACTGATTGCTCTTTCCGGATTCGGTTTAGCGATTGTGATTGGAATTCCATTGGGTTGGCTCATGGGCTGGTACAAAGGATTCGATGCTTTTATGCGTCCGATATTTGAGATCATTCGCCCAATTCCTCCCGTATCTTGGATTCCTCTTTCCATTGTATGGATGGGTATCGGACTCAAGGCAAAATCTTTCATTGTGTTCTTCGCTGCATTTGTTCCCTGCCTTATCAACTCATATACAGGTATCAGGCAGACAAAGGAAGTGCTGAAAAACGTTGGAAAAACCTTTGGGGCATCCTATTTTACTGTTTTTTGGAAGGTTGGTATTCCTTCATCGTTGACAATGGCTTTTGCTGGAATCAAGGTTGCCATCGGAAATGCATGGGCCACCTTGGTGGCAGCAGAAATGCTGGCTGCTTCAAGTGGGCTTGGATACATGATTCTTATGGGTCGCTCATATGGAAGAGTCGACCTGGTCATATTGGGTATTGTGGTGATTGGCCTTCTAGGGGTAGCAATCTCGGCAATCATCTCAAAGTTTGAGGAATTGTTGATGGGATGGAAAAAATTATGA
- a CDS encoding ABC transporter permease encodes MSKINTSNLSQAEIRERRLEILYKILPVISILLLAGLWLLASRDFNAAVGSGFPTPTAVWDRTIRLFTRPVKKMNLIMHALVSLRRIGIALAFDWTFGIMFGILIGWFPKPRAFFSPLFDAFRAVPPLAWIPLITLWFGIGEFPKILIVIFGSLASIVVNVKAGLSAVDSMYLNVGTVFNATPTQTLLKIAIPSSLDAIFAGVRTSTSAAWMVVLAAEMLGADSGVGFLISRGMDSIDMPLVLTGMIAIGIVGAILAIVTQFIERLICPWTRKSK; translated from the coding sequence ATGAGTAAAATCAATACTTCTAATTTGAGTCAGGCTGAAATCAGGGAGCGGCGCCTTGAGATTCTTTACAAGATACTTCCTGTCATATCAATCCTGCTCTTAGCCGGCCTTTGGCTTCTTGCCTCAAGGGATTTTAATGCTGCAGTCGGTTCTGGGTTTCCCACTCCAACTGCGGTTTGGGACAGAACTATAAGGCTATTCACAAGACCTGTAAAAAAAATGAATCTAATTATGCATGCTTTGGTCAGTCTCAGACGAATTGGGATCGCATTGGCATTCGATTGGACGTTTGGAATCATGTTTGGCATTCTCATTGGATGGTTCCCTAAACCCAGAGCATTTTTCTCTCCTTTGTTCGATGCCTTCCGAGCTGTACCGCCTTTGGCTTGGATTCCTCTCATCACTCTCTGGTTTGGAATCGGTGAGTTCCCAAAAATTTTGATAGTAATTTTTGGTTCACTTGCTTCCATTGTAGTAAACGTTAAAGCCGGACTCAGCGCTGTGGATAGCATGTACTTGAACGTAGGAACAGTCTTTAATGCCACTCCGACGCAGACTTTGCTTAAGATTGCCATCCCTTCTTCCCTCGATGCAATCTTTGCAGGAGTTAGAACATCCACAAGTGCAGCCTGGATGGTGGTTCTCGCGGCAGAAATGTTGGGAGCCGACTCGGGTGTAGGATTTCTTATCTCGCGCGGTATGGATTCAATTGATATGCCTTTGGTTCTCACAGGCATGATCGCAATTGGAATCGTTGGTGCAATTTTGGCAATCGTAACTCAGTTTATTGAAAGGTTGATATGTCCATGGACAAGAAAAAGCAAGTAA
- a CDS encoding ABC transporter ATP-binding protein — protein MDKKKQVILSLRNISQSFVVKDEVKPAVENVSLDVYDNEFLVVLGPGHCGKTVLMNVIAGIEKPIEGQIFLKGEEIHGNDRRIGMVFQSLNLMPWRTVMGNVEFGLELAGMEKMKRRAIAQKYIDLVRLTGFEHSYPHELSGGMKQRVGIARAYTNNPEILIMDEPFGALDAQTRYAMEEEVLRIWKEEKRTVIFVTNNIEEAVFLADRVILLSNCPAKVKQVYDLSPLGRPRDLMDPEFLRFRTEISENTDLAL, from the coding sequence ATGGACAAGAAAAAGCAAGTAATCCTTAGTTTGAGAAATATCAGTCAAAGCTTCGTCGTAAAGGATGAAGTAAAGCCTGCTGTTGAAAACGTTTCTCTAGATGTTTATGACAATGAGTTTCTCGTCGTTCTCGGCCCGGGGCACTGTGGGAAAACCGTGCTCATGAATGTCATCGCCGGGATTGAGAAACCGATTGAGGGTCAAATCTTTCTCAAAGGGGAGGAGATCCATGGAAACGATCGACGGATTGGTATGGTCTTTCAATCCCTCAATCTGATGCCTTGGCGTACAGTAATGGGGAATGTAGAGTTTGGGCTCGAATTGGCTGGCATGGAAAAAATGAAGCGTCGTGCAATCGCACAAAAGTATATCGATTTAGTCAGGCTGACAGGGTTCGAGCATTCGTATCCCCATGAGTTGTCTGGTGGTATGAAGCAGCGTGTTGGAATTGCCAGAGCGTATACCAACAATCCGGAAATCCTCATTATGGATGAACCGTTTGGAGCACTCGATGCTCAGACCCGTTATGCAATGGAAGAAGAGGTTTTAAGAATTTGGAAAGAAGAGAAGCGAACGGTAATCTTCGTTACCAACAACATTGAGGAAGCTGTATTCCTAGCTGACCGAGTCATTCTCTTGAGCAATTGCCCTGCTAAAGTCAAGCAGGTATATGACCTTTCTCCGCTTGGCCGTCCAAGGGACCTGATGGATCCTGAGTTCCTTCGATTTAGAACTGAAATATCAGAAAACACTGATCTTGCACTGTAA
- a CDS encoding ABC transporter ATP-binding protein: MSEEYKVKVEHLTKYFGDLHVLDDVSFNIKKGEFLCVVGPTGCGKTTFLNLLTRIYMPTRGELYIDGEPADPKKHNLSVVFQEPSAMPWLTVEKNLRFGMEIKKLPKDEIDRRVENMIKLLGLEEFRDRYPHQLSVSTAQRIIIGRAFAMQPDLLLMDEPYGQMDIKLRFYLEDEVIRLWKEMGTTVVFITHNIEEAVYLAERVLILTNKPAKIREEVKVDLPRPRKVSDPEFIKIRNHVTEQIRWW, translated from the coding sequence ATGAGTGAAGAATACAAGGTCAAGGTAGAGCACCTGACTAAATACTTTGGTGACCTCCATGTGCTGGATGATGTCTCCTTCAATATCAAGAAGGGTGAGTTCTTGTGTGTAGTCGGTCCTACAGGATGCGGCAAGACCACCTTTCTCAACTTACTGACAAGAATCTACATGCCGACAAGGGGTGAATTGTATATTGATGGTGAGCCTGCAGATCCGAAGAAGCATAATCTCTCAGTAGTATTCCAAGAGCCCTCGGCAATGCCATGGCTTACGGTAGAGAAAAACCTTCGTTTTGGTATGGAAATAAAGAAGCTTCCCAAGGATGAAATCGACAGGCGCGTGGAAAATATGATCAAGCTGCTCGGGCTTGAGGAGTTCCGTGATCGGTATCCACACCAACTTTCTGTCTCAACTGCGCAGAGAATTATTATTGGACGAGCTTTTGCCATGCAGCCAGACTTGCTTTTAATGGATGAACCGTATGGGCAAATGGACATTAAACTTCGCTTCTATTTGGAAGATGAAGTCATTCGCCTTTGGAAAGAGATGGGGACTACAGTGGTTTTCATTACGCATAATATTGAAGAAGCTGTATACCTCGCTGAGAGGGTTCTCATTCTTACCAACAAGCCGGCAAAAATTCGAGAGGAAGTCAAGGTTGACCTCCCTAGGCCACGTAAGGTTTCTGATCCGGAATTCATAAAAATCAGAAATCATGTAACTGAGCAAATAAGGTGGTGGTGA
- a CDS encoding sulfite exporter TauE/SafE family protein, whose product MTLYTQVALVSGVNFLSAFVQAGTGFGYALVAMPLMALFLPMASCSAISAVTIVAIGLQMSLKLRANLKLSTIALPVLSCFATIYVGLFLLNTFDEHILRFILASLLVVVTGISFVAKRMGKGVSGKWYIAAIAGLLTGLSAGMFNVVGPFLMLYYINVCDDTLHMKASLEFSFLLAGLYSSLMHLIVYKNITAAVAPHIGASVTAALIAGLFGLKLYRKINREIISVLVYILLLVMAVVLVLNSAG is encoded by the coding sequence ATGACGCTTTACACCCAAGTAGCACTCGTATCGGGAGTGAACTTTCTCTCTGCCTTCGTACAAGCTGGTACAGGCTTTGGGTATGCATTGGTTGCGATGCCGCTGATGGCTTTGTTTCTGCCGATGGCCAGTTGTTCTGCCATATCAGCCGTGACGATTGTTGCCATCGGGCTGCAGATGTCGCTGAAACTGAGAGCTAATTTGAAGCTATCCACCATAGCACTTCCGGTGTTGAGCTGTTTTGCCACCATCTATGTCGGGCTGTTCCTGTTGAACACGTTTGATGAGCATATTTTACGATTTATTTTGGCTTCTTTACTTGTTGTAGTAACTGGTATCTCGTTTGTGGCAAAACGAATGGGGAAAGGTGTTTCGGGTAAGTGGTATATCGCCGCTATTGCAGGCCTGCTGACGGGTCTTTCGGCAGGCATGTTCAATGTGGTAGGTCCATTTCTCATGCTGTACTACATCAACGTCTGCGACGATACCCTCCATATGAAGGCTAGCCTTGAGTTCAGCTTCTTGCTGGCAGGGCTCTACTCTTCTCTCATGCACCTGATTGTTTATAAGAATATTACTGCTGCCGTTGCTCCCCACATAGGGGCATCGGTGACAGCGGCACTGATTGCGGGATTGTTCGGACTAAAACTATACAGGAAGATCAATCGAGAAATCATTTCAGTTCTGGTTTACATATTGCTTCTGGTAATGGCGGTTGTACTTGTGCTGAATAGTGCGGGGTAA
- a CDS encoding alkaline phosphatase family protein: MAKEKKILFLGLDAAMPDLVKKFVAEGAMPNTAKLMDQGVFSRLETVFPPLTAAAWTAIVSGAGSGTNGVPSLMVKHPGEELDHWHTSFDRNEVLCETLWDVGIKKGKKVALVNWPVTFPMGAINEENGCQLAGALNPPFRYFFMPLWDVASSACFSNKLLHCNQIPGRAVKLETKPAEGWKNLPASKKPHLEFEITVPPTYVKGYKMQVLVYASSDEGYDRMLVSESKDAKVAITDITLGEYGPWITRNFDARDYNRNGRFRFQILELSKDGKDFKLYQSSINMADPYSVPASLSKEVEKVAGTYMEVDDPWAFMDGWMSSDLYLEQLGLHANWWGTATKHVLENQAWDMAFSWVGTIDHVEHALYSGIEPTSRVYNEKTAPFCWHMIRETYRQVDQNIGKILEAVDLNETYVVLISDHGMTHLDWNPFVKEHLQRAGLLKYNLDLSTDDPSNLSIDWKHTKCHPLEPCHAHIFINLKGRDPQGIVEPKDYEKVQEEIINCLMGMKNPENGKNVVAYALKKKEAARLGIYEGPGFDRVGDVLYAWNPGYMSHPFIYRTAIKYRDGSERVRANPELYEQAILCKNFPELIKETVAENGGDHSAVCGNFTGVHLAEPTLHDMHACMLMVGPGVPKYERKFPARIIDVCPTLSKLLKIDVPKDAEGGVLYDVLDRIEK, encoded by the coding sequence ATGGCTAAGGAAAAGAAAATCTTATTTTTAGGTCTTGATGCGGCAATGCCGGATTTAGTTAAAAAATTTGTTGCCGAAGGAGCGATGCCAAATACTGCAAAGCTGATGGATCAAGGAGTGTTCTCCAGGCTTGAAACGGTTTTTCCTCCGCTCACAGCCGCAGCTTGGACTGCAATTGTCAGTGGCGCCGGAAGTGGAACCAATGGAGTGCCCAGCCTGATGGTAAAACACCCTGGCGAAGAGCTCGACCACTGGCACACTTCATTTGACCGCAATGAGGTCCTTTGCGAAACGCTCTGGGACGTTGGCATCAAGAAGGGCAAGAAAGTTGCCTTGGTCAATTGGCCGGTGACCTTTCCGATGGGAGCCATTAATGAGGAGAACGGTTGCCAATTGGCGGGTGCACTGAATCCCCCATTCCGCTATTTCTTTATGCCGCTGTGGGATGTTGCTTCTAGTGCATGTTTCTCCAATAAGCTACTGCATTGTAATCAGATTCCCGGTCGTGCCGTCAAGCTAGAAACAAAACCTGCAGAAGGTTGGAAGAATCTTCCTGCGAGCAAGAAACCCCATCTTGAATTCGAGATTACGGTTCCTCCCACGTATGTGAAGGGTTACAAAATGCAGGTCCTAGTGTATGCCTCCTCAGACGAAGGGTACGACAGGATGCTGGTTTCTGAAAGCAAGGATGCCAAGGTTGCAATTACCGATATCACTCTCGGTGAGTATGGCCCCTGGATCACCCGAAATTTTGATGCCCGGGATTACAATCGCAACGGCCGTTTCCGCTTCCAGATTCTGGAACTGAGCAAGGATGGCAAGGACTTCAAACTCTACCAGAGTTCAATCAACATGGCCGATCCATACTCCGTGCCTGCCTCGCTAAGCAAGGAAGTGGAGAAGGTGGCGGGGACGTATATGGAAGTTGACGATCCCTGGGCTTTTATGGATGGCTGGATGTCCTCCGACCTGTACTTGGAACAATTGGGTCTGCATGCAAACTGGTGGGGAACAGCTACCAAGCATGTACTGGAAAACCAAGCTTGGGATATGGCATTTTCATGGGTCGGAACCATCGACCACGTAGAGCATGCTCTCTACTCGGGGATTGAACCTACTTCACGGGTCTACAACGAAAAGACTGCTCCGTTTTGCTGGCATATGATAAGGGAAACCTACAGGCAGGTAGACCAGAATATCGGTAAGATCTTGGAGGCCGTCGATCTCAACGAAACCTATGTCGTTCTCATCTCCGACCATGGAATGACCCATCTTGACTGGAATCCGTTCGTGAAAGAGCATTTGCAGCGAGCAGGACTGTTGAAATACAATCTTGATCTCTCCACCGACGATCCATCCAACCTCTCCATCGATTGGAAGCATACCAAGTGTCATCCGCTTGAACCATGTCATGCCCATATCTTCATTAATCTTAAAGGACGCGACCCGCAGGGCATCGTTGAGCCGAAGGATTATGAGAAGGTTCAGGAAGAGATCATCAATTGCTTGATGGGGATGAAGAATCCGGAGAATGGAAAGAATGTCGTGGCCTATGCTTTGAAGAAGAAGGAAGCCGCCCGGCTTGGTATTTATGAAGGTCCGGGTTTCGACCGTGTAGGAGATGTGTTGTATGCCTGGAATCCCGGTTACATGTCTCACCCCTTCATCTACCGCACCGCAATCAAGTACCGGGATGGGTCGGAACGGGTCAGGGCGAATCCGGAACTTTATGAACAGGCCATTCTTTGCAAGAATTTTCCTGAGTTAATCAAGGAAACAGTTGCGGAGAACGGTGGTGATCATAGTGCTGTCTGCGGAAATTTCACGGGTGTCCATCTGGCTGAACCGACACTGCATGATATGCATGCCTGTATGTTGATGGTGGGTCCTGGTGTACCAAAGTATGAGAGAAAGTTTCCAGCCCGCATCATCGACGTTTGCCCGACGCTTTCCAAGCTTCTGAAAATCGATGTGCCTAAGGATGCTGAAGGAGGAGTTCTGTATGATGTCTTGGACAGGATTGAAAAGTAA